The Pseudomonas putida nucleotide sequence AGCGCCGGCAGCAGTTTGTGCAGGGCCAGGTCACCGGTGCCACCGAACACCAGAATGTCGCAAGGAATAGTCAAACCACCACTCTCCACGTTCGTTTAACTGGGCGGGTTGGCGTCCATGTAGTATAACTACAAGAAAGCTACATCCCGGCCAGCCGATCATAACCGAGTCCAGCCCGTGAATCTGTTGCAACATATCGCCCAATCGCGCCACCTGCTGCGCAAATCGGAACTCAAAGTGGCCGACCACGTGCTGCTCGACCCTGCTGCCGTGATGCACAGCTCCATGGCTGACCTGGCGCACAGCGTGGGTATCAGCGAGCCGACCATTGTGCGTTTCTGCCGGGCGATCGGTTGTTCGGGCTTCCAGGATCTCAAGCTCAAGCTGGCGCAGAGCCTGGCGGCCGGTGCCAGTTTCGGCCAGTTCGCGATTCATGAAGACGACTCGGTTGCCGACTACAGCCTGAAGATTTTCGACACTACCCTGCACACGCTGATGGAAGTGCGAGAGCACCTGGACCCGCAGGCCCTGCAACAGGCCGTGAGTGCCATGGCTCAGGCCCAGCGTGTGGAGTTCTATGGCTTTGGCGCATCCGGCGCGGTAGCGGCCGACGCCCAGCACAAGTTCTTCCGCCTGCTGCTCAGTGCCGCGGCCTACTCCGACCCACACATGCAGGCCATGTCGGCGGTGACGCTGAAGCCGGGTGACGTGGCGGTGTGCATTTCCCAGTCGGGGCGTTCCAAGGACCTGCTGATCACCGCCAACCTGGTGCGTGAAAGCGGCGCCAACCTGATCACTCTGTGCCCGAGCGCGACGCCGTTGGCGGAGCTTTCGACGGTCAACCTGGCGATCGACGTGCATGAAGACACCGAAATCTACACCCCGCTGACCTCGCGTATCGCTCACCTGGTGGTGATCGACGTACTGGCCATGGGCGTGGCAATGGCCCGTGGGCCGAGCCTGGTCAATCACCTCAAGAGCGTGAAGCGCAGCTTGCGCAGCCTGCGGTTGTCGCCCAAGTCGATCAAGGCTACCGACGACTGATTCTTTCTCCTTTTCAGACGCGTTCGCGGGACAGGAAAAGCAGATTTCACGGTTTTGTCACCATTCCACAGCCAAACCGTAACCCCTCAAGGCCAGTCTGAAACTCCCGCATCCTATCTGGGAGACAGGCAATGGCTCGTGACTTCGACGGTACGTACCAACCCAGCGCCAAGGCTCGCAAGCAACAGGAAAAGGATCAGCGCCGCATGGAGTACCGCCGCGCGATCGAGAGTTATTGCGACCAACGTCAACTGCTCCGCGATCTGGCCGATTACCCCGAACTGCAAGCGCTTACGGTGTGGCAGGCGGCGACGGCAACTTCCCCGAAAAACGCTCAACCAGCGCGCTGATCAACGCACGTTCGCTGCGGATGAACGCCAGAAAGGCCAAGGCCACCGGCGATTGTCGCTTGGCTTTGGCCTGCACCACGCACCAACTGCGGTACAGCGGCAACTCCTCCACCGGCAGCTCCCTGAGTACCCCCGTGGCCAGCTCCAGGTTCACGGCATGGCGGGTCAGCAGGGCAATACCCAGGCCGGCGATCACGCATTCGCGCTGGGCATCGGCCGAAGCAACCTCCAGCGTCTGGGTGAAGTGCACGCGTTTGTCCTTGAAGTACTCCTCGCAGGCCTTGCGCGTGCCCGAACCCTGCTCGCGGACCAGCAAGGTATGAGGCTCCAGGTCCTGCAGGCGCAGGTGTTCGAGCTTGCACAGCGGGTGTTCCGGCGGGGCCACGGCCACGATCGGGTTGTTCAGAAACGGCAGAAACTCCAGGCCCATGTCCTGGGGCACCATCGACATGATGATCAGGTCATCGCGATTGTCGGAGAGCCGGCGGATCGCCTGGGCACGGTTGACTACCGTGAGGGTGAGGTTGACCTCCGGGTGACGCTGCTTGAAGGCGGCGAACAGGTGTGGCACGAAGTACTTGGCACTGGACTCGATCGCCAGTTTCAGCTGCCCCTGCAGTGAGCCCTGCATATCCGACAGCTGCATGTCCAGGCTCTCCAGGCGCCCGAAGATGTCACGGCTGGCGCGCTGCAGCGCTTCGGCCGCTTCGGTCAGGTAGAGCTTCTTGCCGACGTACTCGAACAGCGGCTGGCCGATCAGCTCTTCGAGCTGACGGATCTGTAGACTAACGGCGGGTTGCGTCAGTGCCATCTCCTCCGCAGCCCGGCTGTACGAACGCAAATCGCACACCTCGTTGAAGATTTGCAATTGACGCAATGTCATACGCATCAAGGACTTACGCATTTTTATCGGCTCTTCGGCAATACCTTGTTACCGAACTATAAGCTTTTGCTAATACAGCCCCTAACAAATATTGATTTTTGTTTATCGACCTTCAGCGCTAGGGTGAATGTGCGACTGGCCAGCAACCTCTGGTCACGCGCCGACCGGTAGAACCGGATCGTCTGTTCCTACGGCTTTGGGAAGACTCCAGTGATAAAAAAAATCCTGATCGCCAACCGGGGTGAAATCGCAGTTCGGATCGTGCGTGCCTGCGCCGAGATGGGCATTCGCTCTGTCGCGATCTATTCCGACGCCGACCGTCACGCCTTGCACGTCAAGCGCGCCGACGAGGCCTACAGCATTGGTGCCGAGCCATTGGCCGGTTACCTGAACCCGCGCAAGCTGGTCAACCTTGCTGTGGAAACCGGCTGTGACGCCCTGCACCCAGGTTACGGTTTCCTGTCGGAAAACGCCGAGCTGGCAGAGATCTGCGCCGAGCGCGGGATCAAGTTCATCGGCCCAGCTGCCGAGGTCATCCGCCGCATGGGCGACAAGACCGAAGCGCGCCGCACCATGATCGCAGCCGGTGTGCCGGTAACCCCGGGCACCGAAGGCAACGTTGCCGACATTCACGAAGCCCTGAGCGAAGGCGAGCGTATCGGTTACCCGGTGATGCTCAAAGCGACTTCCGGTGGTGGCGGCCGTGGTATTCGCCGCTGCAACAGCCGTGAAGAGCTGGAACAGAACTTCCCGCGGGTGATTTCCGAAGCCACCAAGGCCTTCGGT carries:
- a CDS encoding LysR family transcriptional regulator, which gives rise to MRMTLRQLQIFNEVCDLRSYSRAAEEMALTQPAVSLQIRQLEELIGQPLFEYVGKKLYLTEAAEALQRASRDIFGRLESLDMQLSDMQGSLQGQLKLAIESSAKYFVPHLFAAFKQRHPEVNLTLTVVNRAQAIRRLSDNRDDLIIMSMVPQDMGLEFLPFLNNPIVAVAPPEHPLCKLEHLRLQDLEPHTLLVREQGSGTRKACEEYFKDKRVHFTQTLEVASADAQRECVIAGLGIALLTRHAVNLELATGVLRELPVEELPLYRSWCVVQAKAKRQSPVALAFLAFIRSERALISALVERFSGKLPSPPATP
- a CDS encoding PA3496 family putative envelope integrity protein, with translation MARDFDGTYQPSAKARKQQEKDQRRMEYRRAIESYCDQRQLLRDLADYPELQALTVWQAATATSPKNAQPAR
- the hexR gene encoding transcriptional regulator HexR, yielding MNLLQHIAQSRHLLRKSELKVADHVLLDPAAVMHSSMADLAHSVGISEPTIVRFCRAIGCSGFQDLKLKLAQSLAAGASFGQFAIHEDDSVADYSLKIFDTTLHTLMEVREHLDPQALQQAVSAMAQAQRVEFYGFGASGAVAADAQHKFFRLLLSAAAYSDPHMQAMSAVTLKPGDVAVCISQSGRSKDLLITANLVRESGANLITLCPSATPLAELSTVNLAIDVHEDTEIYTPLTSRIAHLVVIDVLAMGVAMARGPSLVNHLKSVKRSLRSLRLSPKSIKATDD